A single region of the Streptomyces sp. NBC_00425 genome encodes:
- a CDS encoding HPr family phosphocarrier protein: MAERRVNVGWAEGLHARPASIFVRAATAAGIPVTIAKADGNPVNAASMLAVLGLGAQGGEEIVLASDAEGADASLDRLAKLVAEGLEELPETV; the protein is encoded by the coding sequence ATGGCTGAGCGCCGCGTCAACGTCGGCTGGGCCGAGGGCCTCCACGCCCGCCCCGCTTCCATCTTCGTCCGGGCCGCCACGGCCGCAGGCATCCCCGTGACGATCGCCAAGGCCGACGGCAACCCCGTCAACGCGGCCTCCATGCTGGCCGTTCTCGGCCTGGGCGCCCAGGGTGGCGAGGAGATCGTCCTCGCCTCCGACGCCGAGGGCGCGGACGCCTCGCTCGACCGGCTGGCGAAGCTGGTCGCGGAGGGCCTCGAGGAACTCCCCGAGACCGTCTGA
- a CDS encoding GntR family transcriptional regulator, protein MRIPAHSVCTAIRDDIVAGVYERGSRLTEELLARRYGVSRVPVREALRTLEAEGFVVTRRHAGACVAEPTEQEAADLLEMRLLLEPLGASRAAQRRTEAHLKVLRGLVRLGQERARRGNSEDLRSLGSWFHETLAQAAGSPALTSMLTQLRHKIAWMYAVEAPADPVESWAEHGAIVDAVTRGDGERARAVTALHTERATLAHRLRFSGGPERAERVRTSQPPVNMSGLRH, encoded by the coding sequence ATGCGAATTCCGGCGCACTCGGTGTGCACGGCCATCCGGGACGACATCGTCGCGGGTGTCTACGAACGCGGCAGCCGCCTCACCGAGGAACTCCTCGCCCGCCGCTACGGCGTCTCGCGTGTCCCCGTCCGAGAGGCGCTGCGCACACTGGAGGCCGAGGGCTTCGTCGTCACCCGGCGGCACGCGGGCGCGTGCGTGGCGGAGCCCACCGAGCAGGAGGCCGCGGACCTGCTGGAGATGCGGCTGCTGCTGGAGCCGCTCGGCGCCTCCCGGGCCGCCCAGCGGCGCACGGAGGCCCATCTGAAGGTGCTGCGCGGGCTCGTCCGGCTGGGTCAGGAGCGGGCCAGGAGGGGCAACAGCGAGGATCTGCGCTCCCTGGGGAGCTGGTTCCACGAGACGCTCGCCCAGGCCGCCGGGAGCCCCGCCCTCACGTCGATGCTCACCCAGCTCCGGCACAAGATCGCCTGGATGTACGCGGTGGAGGCGCCCGCCGACCCGGTGGAGTCCTGGGCGGAGCACGGCGCCATCGTCGACGCGGTGACGCGCGGCGACGGGGAGCGCGCGCGGGCGGTCACGGCGCTCCACACCGAGCGCGCGACGCTCGCGCACCGGCTGCGCTTTTCCGGAGGACCGGAGCGCGCCGAGCGTGTGAGGACTTCGCAACCTCCCGTAAACATGAGCGGTCTGCGGCATTAA
- a CDS encoding M23 family metallopeptidase, with protein sequence MAFTCATGKHRRPSRMQRSTARAVGVAALTTTGVMATVASTPAFAAEPTPEQTGLIPVVTVGESVAESVADQVDEQVAAQKQAAFEEAARQAAAKKAVEEREARVRAAREAERKRLNTFVSPITGSYVSTGYQASSSLWSSGSHTGIDFHAASGTTVHAVGSGTVVEAGWGGAYGNQIVVKMHDGTYTQYGHLSSIEVSVGQTVTPGQRIALSGATGNVTGAHLHFEARTGPEYGSDIDPVAYLRNHGVNV encoded by the coding sequence ATGGCGTTCACCTGCGCCACCGGGAAGCACCGCCGGCCCAGCCGGATGCAGCGTTCCACCGCTCGCGCGGTCGGCGTGGCGGCGCTCACCACCACCGGTGTGATGGCCACCGTCGCCTCCACCCCGGCCTTCGCGGCCGAGCCCACCCCCGAGCAGACCGGTCTGATCCCCGTCGTCACGGTCGGCGAGTCCGTCGCCGAGTCGGTCGCCGACCAGGTCGACGAGCAGGTCGCCGCGCAGAAGCAGGCCGCCTTCGAGGAGGCCGCCCGCCAGGCCGCCGCGAAGAAGGCCGTGGAGGAGCGCGAGGCACGCGTGCGTGCCGCCCGTGAGGCCGAGCGCAAGCGCCTCAACACCTTCGTGTCGCCGATCACCGGCTCCTACGTCTCCACCGGCTACCAGGCCAGCAGCTCGCTGTGGTCCTCCGGCAGCCACACCGGCATCGACTTCCACGCGGCCAGCGGCACCACCGTGCACGCGGTCGGCTCCGGCACCGTGGTCGAGGCCGGCTGGGGCGGCGCCTACGGCAACCAGATCGTCGTCAAGATGCACGACGGGACCTACACGCAGTACGGCCACCTGTCGTCCATCGAGGTCTCGGTGGGCCAGACGGTCACCCCGGGCCAGCGCATCGCGCTGTCCGGCGCGACCGGCAACGTCACCGGTGCGCATCTGCACTTCGAAGCCCGCACGGGCCCCGAGTACGGCTCGGACATCGACCCGGTCGCCTACCTTCGCAATCACGGCGTCAACGTCTGA
- a CDS encoding M16 family metallopeptidase — protein MTELATMDFHPQPLAGEAKPWAFPAPERTALANGLTVLHCHRPGQQVVAVEILLDAPLDAEPAGLDGLATIMARAFTEGTDKHSAEEFAAELERCGATLDAHADHPGLRISLEVPASRLSKGLGLLADALRAPAFADSEIERLVRNRLDEIPHELANPSRRAAKELSKELFPATARMSRPRQGTAETVEKIDSAAVRAFYEKHVRPATATAVVVGDLTGVDLDALLGDTLGAWTGSAAEPRPVPPVIADDTGRVVIVDRPGAVQTQLLIGRIGADRHDRVWAAQVLGTYCLGGTLTSRLDRVLREEKGYTYGVRAFGQVLRSAPDGSGAAMLAISGSIDTPNTGSALDDLWQVLRTLAAEGLTDAERDVAVQNLVGVAPLKYETAAAVAGTLADQVEQHLPDDYQATLYRRLAATGTVEATAAAVNAFPVDRLVTVLVGDAAQIKAPVEALGIGEVKVVPAE, from the coding sequence GTGACCGAGCTCGCCACGATGGACTTCCACCCCCAGCCCCTGGCGGGCGAGGCCAAGCCGTGGGCGTTCCCGGCGCCCGAGCGCACCGCCCTGGCCAACGGGCTGACGGTGCTGCACTGTCACCGCCCCGGCCAGCAGGTCGTCGCCGTCGAGATCCTGCTCGACGCCCCGCTGGACGCCGAACCGGCCGGTCTCGACGGCCTCGCCACGATCATGGCGCGCGCCTTCACCGAGGGCACCGACAAGCACTCCGCCGAGGAGTTCGCCGCCGAACTGGAGCGCTGCGGCGCCACGCTGGACGCGCACGCCGACCACCCCGGCCTCCGCATCAGCCTCGAGGTCCCGGCCTCGCGCCTGAGCAAAGGCCTCGGTCTGCTCGCCGACGCCCTCAGGGCGCCCGCGTTCGCCGACAGCGAGATCGAGCGCCTCGTGCGCAACCGTCTCGACGAGATCCCGCACGAGCTGGCCAACCCCTCGCGGCGCGCCGCCAAGGAGCTCTCCAAGGAGCTGTTCCCGGCCACCGCCCGTATGTCGCGTCCGCGGCAGGGCACCGCCGAGACGGTCGAGAAGATCGACTCCGCGGCCGTCCGCGCCTTCTACGAGAAGCACGTCCGCCCGGCGACGGCCACCGCCGTGGTCGTCGGCGACCTCACCGGCGTCGACCTGGACGCCCTGCTGGGCGACACCCTGGGCGCCTGGACGGGCTCCGCCGCCGAGCCCCGCCCCGTGCCGCCGGTGATCGCCGACGACACGGGCCGCGTCGTCATCGTGGACCGCCCGGGGGCCGTCCAGACGCAGCTGCTGATCGGCCGGATCGGCGCCGACCGGCACGACCGCGTGTGGGCCGCCCAGGTGCTCGGCACCTACTGCCTCGGCGGCACCCTCACCTCCCGCCTGGACCGCGTCCTGCGTGAGGAGAAGGGCTACACCTACGGCGTTCGCGCCTTCGGGCAGGTCCTCCGGTCCGCGCCGGACGGCTCGGGCGCCGCGATGCTCGCCATCAGCGGTTCCATCGACACCCCCAACACCGGTTCCGCCCTGGACGATCTGTGGCAGGTGCTGCGCACCCTCGCCGCCGAGGGGCTGACCGACGCCGAGCGCGACGTCGCCGTGCAGAACCTGGTCGGGGTGGCACCGCTGAAGTACGAGACAGCGGCGGCCGTCGCGGGCACGCTGGCCGACCAGGTCGAGCAGCACCTGCCCGACGACTACCAGGCGACGCTGTACCGCAGGCTCGCCGCGACCGGCACGGTGGAGGCCACCGCGGCGGCCGTGAACGCCTTCCCGGTGGACCGTCTCGTGACGGTCCTCGTGGGCGACGCCGCCCAGATCAAGGCGCCGGTCGAGGCCCTCGGCATCGGCGAGGTGAAGGTCGTGCCCGCCGAGTAG
- a CDS encoding M16 family metallopeptidase, whose translation MPMGHTATAQAGSGGLTATEHRLANGLRVVLSEDHLTPVAAVCLWYDVGSRHEVKGRTGLAHLFEHLMFQGSGQVKGNGHFELVQGAGGSLNGTTSFERTNYFETMPAHQLELALWLEADRMGSLLTALDDESMENQRDVVKNERRQRYDNVPYGTAFEKLTALAYPDGHPYHHTPIGSMADLDAATLEDARAFFRTYYAPNNAVLSVVGDIDPEQTLAWIEKYFGSIAGHDGKPAPRDGSLPDVIGEQLREVVEEEVPARALMAAYRLPEDGTRACDAVDLALTVLGGGESSRLYNRLVRRDRTAVAAGFGLLRLAGAPSLGWLDVKTSGDVEVPVIEEAIDEELARFAEEGPTAEEMERAQAQLEREWLDRLGTVAGRADELCRFAVLFGDPQLALTAVQRVLDVTAEEVREIAQARLRPDNRAVLVYEPTAPEAPADQDENEEAAR comes from the coding sequence ATGCCCATGGGTCACACGGCCACAGCCCAGGCAGGCTCCGGGGGCCTGACAGCGACCGAGCACCGTCTGGCCAACGGCCTGCGCGTGGTGCTCTCGGAGGACCACCTGACCCCCGTGGCGGCGGTGTGCCTCTGGTACGACGTCGGCTCACGCCATGAAGTCAAGGGCCGTACCGGCCTTGCTCACCTTTTCGAGCACCTGATGTTCCAGGGGTCCGGCCAGGTCAAGGGCAACGGTCACTTCGAGCTCGTCCAGGGTGCGGGCGGTTCGCTGAACGGCACCACCAGTTTCGAGCGCACCAACTACTTCGAGACCATGCCCGCCCACCAGCTGGAGCTCGCCCTCTGGCTGGAGGCCGACCGCATGGGATCCCTGCTCACCGCACTCGACGACGAGTCGATGGAGAACCAGCGCGACGTCGTCAAGAACGAGCGCCGCCAGCGCTACGACAACGTCCCCTACGGCACCGCCTTCGAGAAGCTCACCGCTCTCGCCTACCCCGACGGCCACCCCTACCACCACACGCCGATCGGCTCGATGGCCGACCTGGACGCGGCGACGCTGGAGGACGCGCGTGCGTTCTTCCGCACGTACTACGCGCCCAACAACGCCGTCCTGTCCGTGGTCGGCGACATCGACCCGGAGCAGACGCTCGCCTGGATCGAGAAGTACTTCGGCTCCATCGCCGGGCACGACGGCAAGCCCGCGCCACGCGACGGCTCCCTGCCCGACGTGATCGGCGAGCAGCTGCGGGAGGTCGTCGAGGAGGAGGTGCCGGCCCGCGCCCTGATGGCCGCCTACCGTCTGCCCGAGGACGGCACGCGCGCGTGCGACGCCGTCGATCTGGCGCTCACCGTCCTCGGCGGCGGCGAGTCCTCCCGCCTCTACAACCGGCTCGTGCGCCGTGACCGCACGGCGGTGGCGGCCGGCTTCGGCCTGCTGCGGCTCGCCGGGGCGCCCTCACTGGGCTGGCTGGACGTGAAGACGTCCGGCGACGTCGAGGTGCCCGTCATCGAGGAGGCCATCGACGAGGAGCTCGCCCGGTTCGCCGAGGAGGGCCCCACGGCCGAGGAAATGGAGCGCGCCCAGGCCCAGTTGGAGCGCGAATGGCTCGACCGCCTCGGCACCGTCGCCGGCCGCGCCGACGAACTGTGCCGGTTCGCCGTCCTGTTCGGCGACCCGCAGCTCGCCCTGACCGCGGTCCAGCGTGTGCTGGACGTGACGGCCGAGGAGGTGCGGGAGATCGCCCAGGCCCGTCTGCGTCCCGACAACCGCGCGGTGCTCGTCTACGAGCCCACCGCCCCCGAAGCCCCCGCCGACCAGGACGAGAACGAGGAGGCGGCCCGGTGA
- a CDS encoding DNA gyrase/topoisomerase IV subunit A, translating into MARRSTKTPPPDDSYEERILDIDVVDEMQGSFLEYAYSVIYSRALPDARDGLKPVHRRIVYQMNEMGLRPERGYVKCARVVGEVMGKLHPHGDSSIYDALVRMAQPFSMRVPLIDGHGNFGSLGNDDPPAAMRYTECRQAAATSLMTESIDEDTVDFAPNYDGQEQEPVALPAAFPNLLVNGASGIAVGMATNMPPHNLGEVVAAARHLIRYPGADLDALMRFVPGPDLPTGGRIVGLSGIRDAYESGRGTFKIRATVAVETVTARRKGLVVTELPFTVGPEKVIAKIKDLVGSKKIQGIADVKDLTDRAHGLRLVIEIKNGFVPEAVLEQLYKLTPMEESFGINNVALVDGQPLTLGLKELLEVYLDHRFNVVRRRSEFRRTKRRDRLHLVEGLLTALVDIDEVIRLIRSSENSAQAKERLMERFGLSEIQTQYILDTPLRRLTKYDRIELESEKERLTGEIAELTRILDSDAELRKLVSAELATVAKKFGTERRTVLLESSGATAAAVPLQVADDPCRVLLSSTGLLARTANGDPFTANAEDGDDGDAKRTKHDVIVSAVPATARGEIGAVTSSGRLLRINVVDLPQLPDTASAPNLSGGAPLAEFVSVEGDETVVCLTTLDESSPGLAIGTEQGVVKRVVPDYPTNKDELEVIALRDGDRIVGAVELRTGDEDLVFITDDAQLLRYQASQVRPQGRAAGGMAGVKLTEGAKVISFTAVDPAADAVVFTIAGSRGTLDDSVQTTAKLTPFDQYPRKGRATGGVRCQRFLKGEDCLSLAWAGPVPAKAAQKNGMPAELPEIDPRRDGSGVSLAKTVSVVAGPI; encoded by the coding sequence ATGGCCCGCCGCAGCACGAAGACCCCGCCGCCCGACGACTCGTACGAGGAGCGGATCCTCGACATCGACGTCGTCGACGAGATGCAGGGCTCCTTCCTCGAGTACGCGTACTCGGTCATCTACTCCCGCGCCCTGCCGGACGCCCGTGACGGCCTGAAGCCGGTGCACCGCCGCATCGTCTACCAGATGAACGAGATGGGTCTGCGCCCGGAGCGCGGCTATGTGAAGTGCGCCCGTGTCGTCGGCGAGGTCATGGGCAAGCTGCACCCGCACGGCGACTCCTCGATCTACGACGCCCTGGTGCGCATGGCCCAGCCCTTCTCCATGCGTGTGCCGCTCATCGACGGCCACGGCAACTTCGGCTCCCTCGGCAATGACGACCCGCCGGCCGCCATGCGGTACACGGAGTGCCGCCAGGCCGCGGCGACGAGCCTGATGACGGAGTCGATCGACGAGGACACGGTCGACTTCGCGCCGAACTACGACGGGCAGGAGCAGGAGCCCGTCGCACTGCCCGCCGCCTTCCCGAACCTGCTGGTCAACGGCGCGTCCGGGATCGCGGTCGGCATGGCCACGAACATGCCGCCGCACAATCTGGGCGAGGTCGTCGCGGCCGCCCGTCACCTGATCCGCTACCCCGGCGCGGACCTCGACGCCCTGATGAGGTTCGTCCCGGGCCCCGATCTGCCGACCGGCGGCCGGATCGTCGGCCTCTCCGGCATCCGGGACGCCTACGAGAGCGGCCGCGGCACGTTCAAGATCCGCGCCACGGTCGCGGTGGAGACGGTCACGGCCCGCCGCAAGGGCCTGGTCGTCACCGAACTCCCCTTCACGGTCGGCCCCGAGAAGGTCATCGCCAAGATCAAGGACCTGGTCGGCTCGAAGAAGATCCAGGGCATCGCCGACGTCAAGGACCTCACCGACCGGGCGCACGGCCTGCGCCTGGTCATCGAGATCAAGAACGGCTTCGTGCCGGAGGCGGTCCTGGAGCAGCTCTACAAGCTGACGCCGATGGAGGAGTCCTTCGGCATCAACAACGTGGCACTGGTGGACGGCCAGCCGCTCACGCTGGGCCTGAAGGAGCTGCTGGAGGTCTACCTCGACCACCGGTTCAACGTCGTGCGCCGCCGCAGCGAGTTCCGCCGCACCAAGCGCCGTGACCGGCTGCACCTGGTGGAGGGCCTGCTGACGGCCCTCGTCGACATCGACGAGGTCATCCGGCTGATCCGCTCCAGCGAGAACAGCGCGCAGGCGAAGGAACGCCTGATGGAGCGCTTCGGCCTGTCGGAGATCCAGACCCAGTACATCCTGGACACTCCGCTGCGCCGCCTCACCAAGTACGACCGCATCGAGCTGGAGTCGGAGAAGGAGCGGCTCACCGGGGAGATCGCCGAGCTGACCCGGATCCTGGACTCGGACGCGGAGCTGCGCAAGCTGGTCTCCGCGGAACTCGCCACGGTGGCCAAGAAGTTCGGCACCGAACGGCGGACGGTCCTGCTGGAGTCGTCGGGCGCCACGGCCGCCGCCGTGCCCCTCCAGGTGGCGGACGACCCGTGCCGCGTCCTGCTGTCCTCCACGGGCCTGCTGGCCCGCACGGCGAACGGCGATCCCTTCACGGCGAACGCCGAGGACGGGGACGACGGGGACGCCAAGCGCACCAAGCACGACGTGATCGTCTCGGCGGTGCCGGCCACCGCGCGCGGGGAGATCGGCGCGGTCACGTCGTCGGGCCGTCTGCTGCGGATCAACGTCGTCGACCTGCCGCAGCTTCCGGACACGGCGTCCGCGCCGAACCTGTCCGGCGGGGCCCCGCTGGCGGAGTTCGTGTCCGTGGAGGGCGACGAGACGGTGGTCTGCCTGACCACGCTCGACGAGTCGTCCCCCGGGCTGGCCATCGGCACGGAGCAGGGCGTCGTCAAGCGGGTCGTGCCCGACTACCCGACGAACAAGGACGAGCTGGAGGTCATCGCCCTCAGGGACGGGGACCGGATCGTCGGCGCCGTCGAACTGCGCACCGGCGACGAGGACCTGGTCTTCATCACGGACGACGCCCAGCTGCTGCGTTACCAGGCCTCCCAGGTGCGTCCGCAGGGCCGTGCGGCGGGCGGCATGGCGGGCGTCAAGCTCACCGAGGGCGCGAAGGTGATCTCGTTCACGGCCGTGGACCCGGCGGCGGACGCCGTGGTGTTCACCATCGCCGGCTCCCGGGGGACGCTGGACGACTCCGTCCAGACGACCGCCAAGCTGACCCCCTTCGACCAGTATCCGCGCAAGGGCCGCGCCACCGGCGGTGTGCGCTGCCAGCGGTTCCTGAAGGGCGAGGACTGCCTGTCGCTGGCCTGGGCGGGCCCCGTCCCGGCCAAGGCGGCCCAGAAGAACGGCATGCCGGCCGAGCTGCCGGAGATCGACCCGCGCCGTGACGGCTCGGGCGTGTCGCTGGCGAAGACGGTGAGCGTGGTGGCGGGGCCGATCTAG
- a CDS encoding CobW family GTP-binding protein has protein sequence MAHSPGPQQIPVVVLAGFLGSGKTTLLNHLLHHSGGSRIGAIVNDFGAIEIDAMAVAGALGDSTVSLGNGCLCCAVDAGELDVYLERLARPGTGIDVVVIEASGLAEPQELVRMVLASDHPGIVYGGLVEVVDAAEFDVTRAKHPEIDRHVALADLVVVNKLDRAADPERVLGLVRGLTDRAAVVPATHGRVDPELLFDCRPSEERIGQLSFDDLHRHADAHDTELHGRGTDAHDTDPHDTGAGAHGGHLHAGYDSVSFASEVPLDPRRLMRFLDARPEGLYRIKGYVDFGPHDPVNRYAVHAVGPFLRFYPEPWPTAGARLTQLVLIGAGIDTAALGKDLEGCRSDAPHADEHGMWGVLRFVQNPEDDLCEAP, from the coding sequence GTGGCACACAGTCCCGGTCCGCAGCAGATCCCGGTCGTCGTCCTCGCCGGATTCCTGGGTTCGGGGAAGACGACGCTGCTCAACCACCTCCTGCACCACAGCGGAGGCAGCCGGATCGGTGCGATCGTCAACGACTTCGGCGCCATCGAGATCGACGCCATGGCCGTGGCCGGGGCGCTCGGCGACTCCACCGTCTCGCTCGGCAACGGCTGCCTGTGCTGTGCCGTCGACGCCGGCGAACTGGACGTCTACCTCGAGCGGCTGGCCCGGCCCGGCACCGGGATCGACGTCGTCGTGATCGAGGCCAGCGGCCTCGCCGAACCGCAGGAACTCGTCCGGATGGTGCTCGCCAGCGACCACCCGGGGATCGTCTACGGCGGGCTCGTCGAGGTCGTCGACGCGGCCGAGTTCGACGTCACCCGGGCCAAGCACCCCGAGATCGACCGGCATGTCGCCCTCGCCGACCTCGTCGTCGTGAACAAGCTCGACCGTGCAGCGGACCCCGAGCGCGTCCTCGGGCTCGTCCGCGGCCTCACCGACCGGGCCGCCGTCGTCCCGGCCACCCACGGCCGGGTGGACCCGGAGCTCCTCTTCGACTGCCGACCGAGCGAGGAGCGCATCGGGCAGCTGTCCTTCGACGACCTGCACCGGCACGCCGACGCGCACGACACCGAGCTGCACGGCCGCGGCACGGACGCGCACGACACCGACCCGCACGACACCGGCGCGGGCGCGCACGGCGGGCACCTGCACGCCGGCTACGACAGCGTGTCCTTCGCCTCCGAGGTCCCCCTCGACCCGCGCCGGCTGATGCGGTTCCTCGACGCCAGACCGGAGGGTCTCTACCGGATCAAGGGATACGTCGACTTCGGACCCCACGACCCGGTCAACCGGTACGCCGTGCACGCGGTGGGGCCCTTCCTGCGCTTCTACCCGGAACCCTGGCCCACCGCCGGCGCCCGCCTCACCCAGCTCGTGCTCATCGGCGCCGGCATCGACACCGCGGCCCTGGGCAAGGATCTCGAGGGCTGTCGCAGCGACGCCCCCCACGCCGACGAACACGGCATGTGGGGCGTCCTGCGCTTCGTCCAGAACCCCGAGGACGACCTCTGCGAGGCGCCCTAG
- a CDS encoding DUF6082 family protein produces the protein MATQKSRARGLVPVAAAGLGLAAGALAALAAQRHTLDALRVRLEHLETAARDQRHTNLAHQQRLHWELLSKAIDSPELAEVLDIFEAPASAQQRRQYLFANALYTNLLFYYRIGNLSREEFHGRMRGLLQNPVVRGYWYATQGQRATLPDDSDEAGLGRMVDELLRRLEEADIDEWWVVGEPPVD, from the coding sequence ATGGCCACACAGAAGTCACGGGCGCGGGGACTCGTCCCCGTCGCCGCGGCGGGCCTCGGCCTGGCCGCGGGCGCCCTCGCCGCACTGGCCGCTCAGCGGCACACCCTCGACGCGCTGCGTGTACGGCTCGAGCATCTCGAGACGGCGGCCCGGGATCAGCGCCACACCAACCTCGCCCATCAGCAGCGGTTGCACTGGGAGCTTCTGAGCAAGGCCATCGACAGTCCCGAACTGGCGGAGGTGCTGGACATCTTCGAGGCCCCGGCGTCTGCGCAACAACGACGGCAGTACCTCTTCGCGAACGCGCTCTACACGAACCTGCTGTTCTACTACCGCATCGGCAACCTCAGCCGCGAGGAGTTCCACGGCCGTATGCGGGGGCTGCTCCAGAACCCGGTCGTGCGCGGCTACTGGTACGCGACGCAAGGCCAGCGGGCCACCCTTCCGGACGATTCGGACGAGGCGGGTCTGGGGCGCATGGTCGACGAACTCCTGCGTCGGCTCGAGGAAGCGGACATCGACGAGTGGTGGGTGGTGGGTGAGCCGCCCGTCGACTGA
- a CDS encoding citrate synthase, with the protein MRDQEPGTGRLDRRLSTKEAAELLGVKPETVYAYVSRGRLGSRRTPGGRGSTFDAGEVEALARRNRREADGTPRPGTELSVRTRLTSIDADRYYYRGVDAVELALGHSYEEVAEWLWTGMLRPRAAFTAPAESVDAAVRAVDALPEHTGTTDRLRVAAVAAAAVDPLRYDLSEDAVLGTARTLIPTFVAALPPRRHDRRFEGSLARRLWGRLSGRPAEEARLHVLDTALGLLADHDLAASTLAVRVAASARAHPYAAVSAGLGVLEGPLHGAAGGLAHRMLLEVLDLGSAGPVIAEELRAGRRIPGLGHPLYRGEDPRAGALFALLEDIPEAAPALDAARDIVATTARHAPLHANVDLALAVFTVSCGMEPSAGETVFAVARTAGWIAHALEEYGERPLRMRPSGHYVGPEPPQPLPAE; encoded by the coding sequence ATGCGTGATCAGGAACCCGGCACCGGCCGCCTCGACCGACGGCTGAGCACCAAAGAGGCCGCCGAACTGCTCGGGGTGAAGCCCGAGACGGTGTACGCGTACGTCAGCCGCGGCCGGCTGGGCAGCCGGCGCACCCCCGGGGGCCGGGGCAGCACCTTCGACGCCGGGGAGGTCGAGGCTCTCGCCCGGCGCAACAGGCGCGAGGCCGACGGGACTCCGAGACCCGGGACGGAGCTGTCCGTACGCACCCGCCTCACGTCGATCGACGCGGACCGCTACTACTACCGCGGGGTCGACGCGGTCGAGCTGGCCCTTGGGCACTCCTACGAGGAGGTCGCCGAATGGCTGTGGACCGGGATGCTGCGCCCCCGGGCCGCGTTCACGGCGCCCGCGGAGTCCGTCGACGCCGCCGTCCGGGCCGTCGACGCGCTGCCGGAGCACACCGGCACGACCGACCGTCTGCGGGTCGCCGCGGTGGCGGCGGCAGCCGTGGACCCGCTCCGGTACGACCTGTCCGAGGACGCCGTGCTCGGCACCGCGCGGACCCTGATCCCCACGTTCGTCGCCGCCCTGCCCCCGCGGCGGCACGACCGCCGCTTCGAGGGCTCGCTCGCCCGGCGCCTGTGGGGGCGGCTCAGCGGACGCCCGGCCGAAGAGGCCCGGCTGCACGTCCTCGACACGGCGCTCGGCCTGCTGGCCGACCACGACCTGGCCGCCTCGACGCTCGCGGTGCGGGTCGCCGCCTCCGCCCGGGCGCACCCCTACGCGGCCGTCTCCGCGGGGCTGGGGGTGCTCGAAGGACCGCTGCACGGCGCGGCCGGCGGACTCGCCCACCGCATGCTGCTGGAGGTGCTCGACCTCGGCAGCGCCGGACCCGTGATCGCGGAGGAACTGCGGGCCGGCCGTCGCATCCCCGGCCTCGGCCACCCGCTGTACCGCGGCGAGGACCCGCGCGCGGGTGCCCTGTTCGCGCTCCTGGAGGACATCCCCGAGGCGGCGCCCGCCCTCGACGCGGCCCGGGACATCGTCGCCACGACCGCCCGCCACGCGCCGCTGCACGCCAATGTGGACCTCGCCCTCGCCGTGTTCACCGTGTCCTGCGGCATGGAACCCTCGGCCGGCGAGACGGTCTTCGCCGTGGCCCGTACGGCGGGCTGGATCGCCCACGCCCTGGAGGAGTACGGCGAACGGCCCCTGCGGATGCGCCCGAGCGGCCACTACGTGGGCCCCGAACCGCCTCAGCCGCTGCCGGCGGAGTAG